The following nucleotide sequence is from Spirochaetota bacterium.
CCGACAAGACAGGTCGCACCGGCATCGTTGAGCGTTGACCATCCGCCCATGAGCGGGAAGCTTTCCGCTTCTATCCAGAGCGATACAGGGCCTGTCTTTGTTGCTGGAGACGGTACCGCGGACGATCGGGGGACAGAAGCATTCGCGTCGTCAATGATGATAAGGTGCGGTACGCCGTGCGTCGGGCCTTCGGCGCCGTCATGACCGGGGACATCTACCGTGCCGGCATCCGCGACGCGTGTAAATACGTCGTCGAAGAACTGTGCGCCGTCCTTCGATCGCCATTCGATGACAATACCCGTCTTCTCCCAGATCTTCGGTACCGTCACGGCACCGCGCCGAAGCACGCTTATGTACACGCGTGCACGTTCCGGGAGCGAGAACGACCATGCGGGCGACGGTTTCGATCCGTCACCGCGGTCGCAGATGATGACCGTTTTTCCGATGAACTCGCTCGGGACGCCGGTTATCTCATGCGCACCGGAAAGCCGGTTCATGCCGACGGTAAGCGGCTGTATCTTCGCGCGCATGGCGGCGCTTACATCCGCAGGTGTCGGCGCCGCGAATAGCAGTGTTGCGAGGGATATCGATACGCTATACAGGATGCGGGATACGTTCTTCATCGTTCACTCCTCAATACGGTCGACCGAAATATTATCAATCTGTATCGTACCGGTATCCTTAAGCTGTCCGGTGACGGCAAAGAACAGCATCGATATCTCATCGGTCGATGTGCGGAATTCACTGCTTGCTGTCGGCCGTTCGTTCTCGCCGGTGTAAAAGTCGAATTTCTTCGCCGGTATATCGATGACGATGCGGTACTGCATCCATGCGCCGTTCCTGAAAAACCCCATTGTCTTCCAGTCGGTGACATAGCCGCGCACCTGGTTTTTGCCGCCGTACCAGGTAAGATACGGACCCGCCTTGCTGTAGAACGATGTTGCGGTCGGAGCCTCAACGGCGCCGGAGGCGGCAACGGTGAGCGAGCGGTCGGGTGACGATACCGCTGCACGGAATGACACCGCGATCTTCCCGGTCTGTTTCGGGAACGAGACTGCAGCGATGTCGCCGGCGATGAATTCTTTTGACGGCGGCGGCGGTGTGAGCTTCAGCACTTTGTTGTCATGCGCAAAAACTACGGCTGGCTCGCGATTGACCTTTTGCCATGCCGCGGGGAATGCCCCTTCAGCCGTTGACTCGAAGTTCTCTGCAAGGAGCGTTGTGCGCCGTGCGGACGGCAGAACGATGACCGACGGGTCTACCGAGGGTATGCTGTCGTCATTGGTCATCACTTTATCGCTTATGCGCTTGTATGCGCGCACCCAGTCCACCTGCATCGTTGTGCCGTTCAGGTCATCGCTTACTGCTCCATCGCCCGCCCAGGCGATTATCGCGCTGCTCAGATATATCTTCGCCTCATTGCTCGCAACGGCGACGCCGTCGAGCACGGAGATCCGCCGTATCGGCGCGTCGTCGAAATACCAGATGATCTCCCGCTCATTCCACTCCGCGGCGTAGACATGGAATTCTTTCGAGAGATCGGCGTTCGGGATGAGTATGCGTTCATGCGTTGCCCACGTTGCATGACCGTGGAGCGTCGCGTTTATCTTGTTCGGATAATGGCCTTCGTTGATGTCGATCTCGTGGATATGACGTTTTTTCTCGTCAAGGTCGCGGCTGTAAAGCCAGAATGAATTATTGCAGCCCGGCGCCGGGGCGTATCGGTAGCGGCATTCGAAGTAGCCGTACTTCTGAGCGTGTTTCGTCCAGATGCTCGCGCTTGTCCACTCTGCACCGCCCTTCTTTTCCTTCTTGATAAGATGATAGAGCATGCCGTTCGATACGACATTGTTCTCCGGCCAGCGGCTCGAGAGTATGTGCCTCGGATAGCCGCGTTCGGATTCCCAGACGTTCCACTCGACATTCGTGCCGTTGAATTCTTCTTTAAAGGTGAGTTCCCATTTCGAATGTGCCGGCGGAGCAGCGTATGCGAAGAATGCCGACAGTACGATGCCGATGATCGAACATGTTCTCATAGCGTCCTCCGAAACGTCGCACGGTACCATGCCGTTCGCAACAGCTTAGTAATTCGGCAGGGAACGTGCATTCACGCGATTGACCGGATCTTGGACTATTTTTACCGGGACAGTATAAGCCTCGGCGTTCCGCCGTCAAGCGGCTGTGCAGCCGCGTGTGTGACTTTCCATTGTGGTAACGCAGCGAAATAATTGCATGAGGCCGGAATCAGCAGCCAGACACGAATTACACTAATTTCCACGAATTATTCGTGGTTATTCGTGCAATTCGTGTCTATCCCTCTTGATTTGGCGTCAATCGATCAGAGCATTTCACCTACAAAAAAATTCACTCACTGCAGCCGCTGTGACGTGCCGTGTGGCATGTCAGAACGAACGGCGCCGGCCGCCGGGCAGTGTTTGACAAATACGAATATCATGATATAAATTCTCCCGGTTGCAGAGGGCGATGTGGATTTCTTGCAGGAGATATCGGTGAACTTCAGGGATGCAGGTATACTGCTCATGCTGTGC
It contains:
- a CDS encoding glycoside hydrolase family 16 protein; protein product: MRTCSIIGIVLSAFFAYAAPPAHSKWELTFKEEFNGTNVEWNVWESERGYPRHILSSRWPENNVVSNGMLYHLIKKEKKGGAEWTSASIWTKHAQKYGYFECRYRYAPAPGCNNSFWLYSRDLDEKKRHIHEIDINEGHYPNKINATLHGHATWATHERILIPNADLSKEFHVYAAEWNEREIIWYFDDAPIRRISVLDGVAVASNEAKIYLSSAIIAWAGDGAVSDDLNGTTMQVDWVRAYKRISDKVMTNDDSIPSVDPSVIVLPSARRTTLLAENFESTAEGAFPAAWQKVNREPAVVFAHDNKVLKLTPPPPSKEFIAGDIAAVSFPKQTGKIAVSFRAAVSSPDRSLTVAASGAVEAPTATSFYSKAGPYLTWYGGKNQVRGYVTDWKTMGFFRNGAWMQYRIVIDIPAKKFDFYTGENERPTASSEFRTSTDEISMLFFAVTGQLKDTGTIQIDNISVDRIEE